accatctgaattaGAGGGAAGATCAGGAAAGAGCACAGAGACCTTCTCAATGAAGAGGTCGTGTTGACCCAGAAACTCAACTTGCTGAAGTGGAAAGCTACtgctctttcattctctttccagAATAAGCCAAGAATGAACCAAAGGGAGCATGAGGAATGGGTATGAAAGTATCTTCTCTCCAAACAGAGGAGATGGATCTCTCTAAAAGGGAGAGTTGGGCTGCGATGTATGTCAGTGAGGTGTTAAGAAATTGACTGTAAGCTGAAACTGGACAAGAGAAGCCCCGGCTCCTGTAACCCTCTGCCTGCCCTGATTTTACCTGAATAAGTTTCAGGAAGTTGGCTGCTCTCTAATACTGAAAAGCTAAAATCTAGGGTCTTCTCTTTGTAAGTTTATGCTGTAACCCTATGGTTACTGGACTAAAATCAATGCAGTATTAGTCTGTGAAACTTTCAAATCCCCAACAGTTAGCAAGCAAATGAGAGCATCTCTCTCATTTACTACCCAAGTTCCTAACAAAGCCCTTGAGATAAGCTCTAGGGTCCTCTCATCCTTAACTTCTTAGTACCCTGGAgggattttgaaagagatggtCTCAGGAGACTTGGGGTAGAGGGATTTGCTCCTCTTGGGGAAAATACTCCTGAAATCTGGAGTTTAACAGACTGCATTTTTCCCCCTGGGTCGCTTCTCAAACCAAAGGAATCAGTGTCCCCAGCTTCAAGGAATATATAGCAATAATTTGAGATTCTCTAAGAGTTGGAGACAtcagagtgactgagcatgcatcgATACTAGAAGAGCTGAGTTTTTCTTGCTTTGTGGGTTTTAGCTTCCCTTTTAAACCCCGCTTGAATATATGGTGTTTTCACCTGTTTCCTCTGAATAGATTCAGCCTTTCAATATCTTTTAATGATCACTGTCTGAAAAGTGACTCCTTTTCCTTATTACTAAGGTCTGGCACAGCAAGCAGCTGTTGgcagaactaaatgaaaatggaatgccatgtgtattttccaaaatattattattttccctcTATGATTTGCAATATTTTTTGGCTGTATTGATTCTCATGttcattaatattatatttcCTCATGCTCATCTTGTTGCGGTAACAGATTCAAGGACATGAAAGTTAGGTTCATTACAATGATCATTACAATGATCATTACAATGATctccaaatattttaaacattatcagattgaaaaggaaatagaagatgGGATAATGTGGGGATGTGGTAAGTTGCAGGGAACCAGGTATTGAGTCAATAGGAAGTAACATTTTCTAAGAACTAAGACCATTCAAAAATAGAATTGATGATCATATGTCTATATGGGTCTGTGTAATGAGGTAGTATGCAACATTAGAAAGGAAAAGTGAGATAGATTTAAGTACTGGTATAGAAAGTATTCAAGatattaaggggaaaaaactaGCTGTAAACTGGTATGTGCAGTCTAGTTCCATTTGTGGAAAATTGAAATGATACAGAAATATACATAACTGAACATAGAAATTTTCTAGACAGAAATAAACCAggtgaaataaacaaacaaacataaattaTGTTTACTTCTGGACCAGAGAatgcaaaggaagaaaagagaaaactaactTTTCTGGTTATCCCTTCTATAcagacagctttttttttctgccttaagcatttttataatatgaaaagcccagttttatttctttaagtaaaCTTAATTTCTTAAGAGGGGGATGCTAACTTGTAAGAGAATGAATTTCCAATCATTGGAAGCAGAGTTTGGCGGCTATTTGTGAGGAGCGCTGTGCCTTTAAAATTACCTCATGACTCTAAGGTCctatgattcagttatatttaaaGGACTTAAAGCTACCAAGCACATGAGTATTTCCAACTTGCTTCCAGTTGGAAGCAAAGACTTGGATAATGAAATGAATAAGATTAACCCCTTGCCTAGGATTGGTCGTTAGGTCTAAGCAGAAAATGATATCtctggaaggaaatatttttattttttcatggagAGAGATTTTGGTCAAAAGATCCAGAATCCCAGGAAACAGAAAGTGGTTTAAAATGTTGCTTGTTTCAGTGACGTGAGTTCCGCGGGAGGCTGCCATTTTGTTTCAGTTATCCCGACCTCACCATCCCAGGGTTATCACCCGCCAGTTCTTTGTCCCCATTGCGCTGAGAGGATGATGGGGGAGGAGATGGACTTGCAGGAATGCACACGCTCAATTCAATCTTTACTCTCCTATAGcctagcttatttttttttcattcccctTAATATAGGTAGGATTGATTTTTCCAGTTAGATAAGCTTTGAATTTTATCTTGCTCAGTAATACATCATGAATCTCAGTTAAACAGAAGTGGTTAAGGATTAGCCCATCACCACATCTCAGTGGAAAAGGAACACATATTTGGTCTACATTTTCTctgttattgaaaataatttatatttttctgtttttcaaaatctgCCCTATTTTAACTACTTGCATCCCACTATGGTAAGAGTCAGAATTGGTTCTgtgtttatttcagattttaatatttcattcattatagatttttgcattcattttttaaaacactgcatTAAAATCTTATTCATCTTGATTACTgtgttgttttcttaatttttaaaatgtttttggtatTCCCTTAAATTCTGCCTCACTTGCTACACTATTTCTAGCACtgttcagaaatattttctttttagcaaCTATAgccttcctttaaaaactggaagttAATTTCCTTTGAATCTGGCCCTTGGGTGCTCAAATTTCTATAAAATGCCTGTTTAGAGACTTTAAGTTAGTGGTACTTTATACTGtcaattttttcttctctgcagtAAATTAACCCACTGCTTTCACCTTTTCTTCTCAGTAGTCCTCTCTGCAGCCTCACTGGAAAGTTCCATTTTGGCAAAGAATTTAAGAATTTTGCTTCTGTGTTTAGAAGAGAATAATTAAGAAGAAAATCTTGATTACATAgagaacataaaaagaaaattaatttattcattactcagaaaaaatatttttcgaAAGCATGTGTGCTCTTGAAtgtgtttcattcttttgttaattccttttctttttacaaaatttgatctatttatctatctatgtatctatctttCCATATCAGCCCTTTATAGACATATAATGGCTTGGTTGCCAGTAGATGGATATAACTTATTTAATCATACATTATTTTTGGTATTCATTGTTGTGTTATAAATAACATCATAAAAGCTTTTTGTATATCCAGGTGCTTATCTCTgataatttccttaaaataaataattagaagTAGAATGTAAAGCCAAGGAAAATGGACATGCATTGACACTAATATGCTAGTATTTCATATCCTTGTTTAGACACTTCCAAATTTTTCTAGTTTTCACATAGTTTTTCAGCTTTTCCAAGTTTTTCCTAATGTAATCTCATTCTCAGAGTGAGGAAAatgcattaattatttttaataaaagcaaaacaaaaatattttcttcctcatcTGCTTTGTAGTCTTGACATTTCTCAGGCAGTCATGGTGCAGAACAAGTTACActggttttaaaattaaaagtgtagATCTAAGACTTAATAATTGTGGCTGAATCACCTAATCCAATGTGTCTTTagcttccccatctgcaaaatggaggtaATTCTTACCTAACATATGAGATTGCTATGCTGTTAAATAATATTGGTAAAAATTCTCTAAACTAAAAAGTGACATAAGGGACTATTAtcattgatattattattattattaaacatttatattaatGAAAACTTTCTGATCCCCAGTAACTCCCCAGTAGGAAATACATGTGCAAACTGCTTTCCCTAAGAAATCTGTTTATAATTCTGAAGGCATCAGAAAAGAGAATTCAGACTTTAGTAGTGAGTCAAACTGCCTGTGAAAATCCAAATCCAAACGTAAGGcagaaaacacacagaaatacacactGCCCATGAGAACCAGTTACAGTGCAGCCCTGAGCAATTGAATTACACTACAAACAGCTTGGATTGATAGGTCGTATTTAGTTCTGAGAAGCCTTGCTGGGCAAGAGGAGtcttggaaaataaagaaagcaaagtggcTTGTTAACAAAAACATGTGTATGTGGCAGGTGTGGGGATGGGGTCGGGGACCATCAGATTGGAAGCTATTGAATGATTTGTGAAAAGGGTTCATGAAAGATGCAAACAAGTGGGACAGGGAGAAAGCAAAACTTCTGTCTTGTTGGAGCAGATAGTGTTGTCTTGTTTGGCAACTTAACAGGGAAGATGtttgagaaaatgataaaaactgTGCCTTAAACAACAGAGGTTGTGGTTGTGGGCAAAGTTAGAACATTAAGTTACAAAAAATCTGAAACTGTAATCCAAAGAAAATCTTTACAAATTTAACTACACATTCCCTATTTCTCCAGCCTTCATTTTCCCCAACATCTATGTTTCTAACACACCAGGAAACCTTTTCCACATTTGACccagccttccttccttccacctcaTCCCATCTccattcattcttttgtatgagTCTCCAGACATGAAATTGTTTCCTGattgtgtttttctctcttttacctACAGGTGAAGAGCAGTCCTCATTAACCAGGCATCCATCAGGAGCAGATCCTAATTATTTCCTTGCCTTTGTGTTCTGCTGCTCAGAGCAGTGGGCGCTGATGTATTCTGACTGCCTGTCCTAAGTTTCCTGGAATTTATCAATGAAGACAGAGAACCACACAGGGGTGAGGGAATTTATTTTCCAGGGTTTCACCAGTTTTCATGAACACAAGCTCACTCTCTTTGTGGTTTTCCTTACCTTGTATCTTTTAACCTTGTCTGGTAATGTCATCATCGTGACAATTATCAGCATTGATCGACGCcttcacacccccatgtacttctttcttACTGTGCTTTCCACTTCAGAGACTCTGTACACATTGGTCATTGTACCTCGGATGCTGTCCAGTCTCGTGGGCCTGAGCCAACCCATCTCCTTGGCTGGCTGTGCCACCCAGATGTTCTTTTTTATCACTTTGGCCATCAACAACTGCTTTCTGCTCACAGCAATGGgatatgaccgctatgtggccatctgcaaccCCTTGAGGTACATGATCATCATGAACAAGAGGGTGTGTGCCCAGCTGGTGTGGGGGGCCTGCAGCATTGGGGTGTTTGTGGCCACAGTTCAGATTTCCTCTGTGTTCAGGCTGCCCTTTTGTTACAGAAAGGTGGCCCATTATTTCTGTGATATCCGCCCAGTTATGAAACTCTCCTGTGTCAACACCACTATACATGACATAATTAATTTCCTTGTCAGCTCACTCGTCATTGTGGTGCCCATGGTTTTGGTCTTCATCTCCTATATCCTCATCATCTCCACCATCCTCAAGATTGCTTCTGCCGAGGGCCGGAAGAAGGCTTTTGCAACTTGTACCTCCCATCTCACTGTGGTCATTGTCCACTATGGCTGTGCCTCTATCGCCTACCTCAAGCCCAAGTCAGAGAACATGAGGGATCAGGACCAGCTGATTTCAGTGACTTACACGGTTTTCACTCCTCTCCTTAATCCTGTGGTGTACACTCTAAGGAACAAAGAGGTCAAAGATGCTCTTTGCCGTGCTATTGGCAAAAAACCTCTTGCTTAGAATCTTTAGTAGTTTGATATATAGCCTGTCATATTCTTGGTTTTTTTgtaatcacacacaaaaaaattgatCCTATCATTCTTCCTCTACCTAGACAGAGTTGCACAATTTGGTGGCAAGCCTAAATTAAAGAATTAAGAGTTTCCCTgacttgagttttgtttttaacatcatTCTCCTATACTCTCTGTTCATCTGAGAGGTTACAGCCAGGGACATGGTCAGGTGCTGCTCACCAGGAGGAAAGCTGGTAAGGAATAATAAGCAAGAGGGTGGCTGATTGTTTCCACTTTGTTAATGGCAGAAAAGTGGACTGTGTAACACCTGCTTGAAGCAATGGGTTAAAAGATCAACTAAAATGTCAAGTAGATATTGAGTTCTAAAACCTCAGAGAGAGTGTGGTCAGTGTTGAAAGCACAGTCAAAACCACCTTTCTTACTTATCATCACTTTTTCTTTTGGGCAGTGGAAGAGTAACAGACTCTGACATTCCAGAAGAAATATTATCAGCCTAAAACATTCTCACCTGCCTTGGAGACCCATGACATTTTTCCCTCAATTTTGTTGAAGTTCACCTTGAGACTGTTTCCTGGGTgagttttgtatatttatatgttaatacAAAGTAACAAAAGATGGTAAGGATGACCCTATGTGTAAGACAGCAAgaaagacataaagaacagactacttttggactctgtgggagaagccaagggtgggatgatttgagagaagggtattgaaacatgtatattaccatatgcaaaatagatgaccagtccaagttcaatgcatgaaacagggcactcaaaactggtgccctgggatgacccagagggtcATAGactgatggggtggggagggaggtgggagggggtttgggatagggggacacatgtacacccatggctgacatgtcaatgtatggcaaaaaccaccacaacattgagaaataattaacctccaattaaagtaaattaatttaaaaaaataaaagtgttcacTAAGGGCTACAACATTATCTTGACCAAAACATATTCTCTAGGTCTGACCCAGAATTTtgtggggagaaaaataaaatctcaaaaaaaccaaaaccaaaaaagtaCCATCACATCCAGCAGCTGAATTTCACTGGAGTTATACATGCTTTCTCTGGGAGTAACATGTATGCTATAATGTATTCACAAGTGTAGGGATATCTGAAGATCTGTTCTAAAATTAAGTTTGATAAGTGACTTCCAtgattgtccagtggttaggactccacaatTCCACTGCCaggaacctgggttcgatccctggttggggaaccaagatcctgcaaactgtgtggtacagccaaaggaaaaaaaaaaaaggaattaaatttattaataccAGCTAACTCTGGCTGTCTCAAATCTGGAAATTAGCCCAtgattttcattcatctctaCGTGAAGCCCAGGGTGATACCTAGGTCTTACCTTTGCCCTATTCATTTCTACACTGATGAACTCATTTTCTGTGAACTGCTGGGTACCTCGTTCAAACTCTGAGATCAAACACTTGTCTAAACAAGAGTCTGGGAGTCTTATTGTTATTGCCTTCTGAGAGGGACAATTGTATTGATTTGAGAGAAAGGTTTAAGACCATAGGGTTATTTGACTTGATGTTCAAAAGAGGCAGAGCTTGTCAAATGCCTTCCAGTCCATAAAGGGctgatattaaaaggaaaaaaaattaattcaggtCATCCATCCACCATCTCTCTTCTTCTTGAGGACAGTCAAAGGGTCCCCATCGATGATGCACTGAAAGTGCCTGTCAAAGGACTTGAGAATCCCTAACGGCACCAGAGCCA
This portion of the Cervus canadensis isolate Bull #8, Minnesota chromosome 2, ASM1932006v1, whole genome shotgun sequence genome encodes:
- the LOC122426975 gene encoding olfactory receptor 10J1-like, which codes for MKTENHTGVREFIFQGFTSFHEHKLTLFVVFLTLYLLTLSGNVIIVTIISIDRRLHTPMYFFLTVLSTSETLYTLVIVPRMLSSLVGLSQPISLAGCATQMFFFITLAINNCFLLTAMGYDRYVAICNPLRYMIIMNKRVCAQLVWGACSIGVFVATVQISSVFRLPFCYRKVAHYFCDIRPVMKLSCVNTTIHDIINFLVSSLVIVVPMVLVFISYILIISTILKIASAEGRKKAFATCTSHLTVVIVHYGCASIAYLKPKSENMRDQDQLISVTYTVFTPLLNPVVYTLRNKEVKDALCRAIGKKPLA